AGTTCCCGTTGAAGTGTATCACCGCCGCTCCCCGGATGTCCTCGGGCCTGACGTGCGGGTTGTAGCCGAGACCCATGACGTGCCACGACCTGTCCAGCGGCCTCGTGTTGCCGTAGAACGTCATCAGCCCCGCCGGCAGCACGGAGGCCGCGTCCCACAACGTCCCGTTCTCGTTCTGCCATGGAAGCAAAACATACAATGGAGAGCACGTCAAGCTAGGCTTAAAATCACAGGTAGAAACCACCCATTTCAGGGGCGAGCACTGCTAACTTACCATGTCCATCAGCTGGTGGAACTGGTCGGTGCACTGGTCGCGGCGCCACGCCTGGAGGTCGAACACGTTGACGCCGTAGGACCACGCGCACGCGCTGGGGCTGAACCGCTCCCGCACGGCGGGCTCCGAGAAGTTGAGGTACTTGCCGTACCGCCGGAATCCGCCGAAGCAGGTGTCCAGCGCGCCGTTCACCTGGCCGCCCAGGTCGACGCGCCACAGCTCGGCCAGGTCCCTCTGCACCACCACGTCGTCCTCCAGGAGCACCACCCTCTGCAGCGCCGGGAACATCTCGGGGAGGTAGAACCGCAGGTAGTCGAGCTCGCGCAGCGCCACGTCCCTGTTCCCGGCCTCGATCTGCCTGAGCACAGGCGAGTAGGAGGCGTTGAGGAAGGGGAAGTCGGAGGCGGCGAGGAGCTGCACGTGCGCGCCCAGCGGCGGCGGCCTGCGCGCGAACCAGACGCGGAAGGCCGGGAGGTACATGGGCACGGTGACCACGTGGAAGACGTGGCGCGAGGGCTCGGacgcggcgcgcgcggcggaggccaccacGACGGAGACCGCGAGGATGTTGTCGGAGAAGATGGCGTAGTGGTAGAGCGACGGGTCGGTGAGCTCCGGTGGCGGGACGGCGGGGTCGACGTCGGGTACGGCGGACGCGTTGGCGAGGAGGGACTCCATGAGCCGCATGGCGAGGCAGTGGAGGGACTTAGGCGTGGAGACCGCAGCGATGCGCGAGTTGAGCTGGCCGTCGCGGCGGGCGCGGAGGAGCTGCTGCCCGACGGCGAAGACGGTGTCAGAGAGCTTCAGGATCTTGGACTGCGTGTCGAACGCCTCCTTGGCGCCCGCGGCGAGGGCGCGCGCGCGCTTGACATGCCCGCGGGCCTCCTTCTCCAGCAGCGCCACGGTGGAGACGGAGAGCCGGGAGGAGAGCGCGGAGAGGCGCGAGGAGGTGGACAGGAAGGACTCCGTCTGGGACGCGGAGTCGGAGCTGAGGCGGCGCGCGTGGGCCGCGTACGCCGCGAGCACGGCCGCGTGGTCCTCCGCGTGCCGGCGGACGGCGGCCAGGCGCAAGGCCGGGGAGTTAGGGGCGGCCGAGGTGATGGTGGTCGCGGACAAGAAGAAAAAGACGCAGGCGAGGAAGAGGAGCGTGACCAGCGCCGCGAACGCCGCGCGGCGAGGCGCGGGCGATCGGCCGCCAGCCATTTCCTACCCGCGTCTAGTAGAAGGACGCCGGTGAGCAACGGAGGGTGGACGCCTGGACGGGGAAATTGTCGCGCGCGCGCTGTTTTCTCTACGCCGTCGCCGGTGGGGTTTTGTTTAGAGGGTTTGGTTGGGTTCAACCTCTTGTGGTGTCCCGCGACCGGATTTTTGTCAGTGTGCCCGGTGGGGTGGCACTTTGACTCTTTGGAGAATGATGATCAGTGAGCGGAGTGGTGAGGCCCCGGTCGCCGGACGGCGACGGCCTCCATTTACGAACTGACATGGTATGTTTGATCCGAGCCCATTGTCAGCGAGCTTGGTTCAGAACTTCAGGTGCGTTACTAGCGAAAACCAGTGTATTCAGTGGACCAAAGATAAACTAATGCACTAATGCTAGTGGCtctggttttttttttttttgaagtgcTACTGTGAGGGCATCCACAGTGCTTAGAGgctagctcgcctccaagctggaCCCCACAGCGCTGCCTCCAAACAATCTCAAAACCACGCAGTGTATAACATTTTGCTTCAGCCTCTATTGTGGGCCCATGATTGATTAAACAAAGGCATGGTAATCTGAATGGAGAACTTTGGTTCATCACATGCATCGTTGGGAGCACAAACAGGCTGATGGGTGGGGTTGCTTGATTATTTAAATCACTAGAGGCAGCCTCCAAGCTAAGAGGCGATGCTAGAGATTTTTTGCTTAGAGGCCTGAAGTGCAGTGTATGGAGGCGACCTCTAAAAAGAGAGAGAGTGCTTAGAGGCAGTGAAAAATGCACACTGTGGATGCTCTGAA
Above is a window of Triticum aestivum cultivar Chinese Spring chromosome 6B, IWGSC CS RefSeq v2.1, whole genome shotgun sequence DNA encoding:
- the LOC123134536 gene encoding probable galacturonosyltransferase 9 gives rise to the protein MAGGRSPAPRRAAFAALVTLLFLACVFFFLSATTITSAAPNSPALRLAAVRRHAEDHAAVLAAYAAHARRLSSDSASQTESFLSTSSRLSALSSRLSVSTVALLEKEARGHVKRARALAAGAKEAFDTQSKILKLSDTVFAVGQQLLRARRDGQLNSRIAAVSTPKSLHCLAMRLMESLLANASAVPDVDPAVPPPELTDPSLYHYAIFSDNILAVSVVVASAARAASEPSRHVFHVVTVPMYLPAFRVWFARRPPPLGAHVQLLAASDFPFLNASYSPVLRQIEAGNRDVALRELDYLRFYLPEMFPALQRVVLLEDDVVVQRDLAELWRVDLGGQVNGALDTCFGGFRRYGKYLNFSEPAVRERFSPSACAWSYGVNVFDLQAWRRDQCTDQFHQLMDMNENGTLWDAASVLPAGLMTFYGNTRPLDRSWHVMGLGYNPHVRPEDIRGAAVIHFNGNLKPWLDVAFNQYKHLWTKYVDTEMEFLTLCNFGL